Proteins encoded within one genomic window of Candidatus Methylacidiphilales bacterium:
- the mgtE gene encoding magnesium transporter has product MADSPVSQDDLRDLIDRIDPYDMEAVKESLRLLSDEQAAEIIPMLPRFTQVRLFEAMRPAQSSGIVAEMMSNEAADVLGKVSSEKLREIMGEMAQEDADAIQDLLRYPEDSAGGIMRKEFVTAREDMTVGQAIEAVKFRREEESRSVFYIYVTDVEGKMKGILRIHDLIFRPPETRVADIMNPEVRVVSVHADREQIAALFQKHHYLALPVVDDFGRLRGIVTSDDVIQVMEQEATEDIQHMGGLSGEERIDTPWPQVTRNRLIWLFVNLLTAFFAAWIVSLFADTISKYAVLAIFLPIVSGQGGNAGTQTLTIVVRALALGQIRMDAKFRVLAKELFVSLLTGGATGVAVGLVCWWWQGNLALGAIVCASMMLNMLAAAGAGVAVPFLLRALKIDPALASSILVTTVTDVVGFFVFLAMATAALVYYPGIFQ; this is encoded by the coding sequence ATGGCCGATTCCCCTGTTTCCCAAGACGACCTCCGCGATTTGATCGACCGTATCGACCCCTACGACATGGAGGCGGTGAAGGAATCGCTGAGACTGCTGAGCGACGAGCAGGCGGCGGAAATCATCCCGATGCTGCCGCGCTTCACCCAGGTCCGGCTCTTTGAGGCCATGCGTCCGGCCCAGTCCTCCGGGATCGTCGCCGAAATGATGAGCAATGAGGCCGCAGACGTGCTCGGCAAAGTCTCGTCGGAAAAACTGCGCGAGATCATGGGCGAAATGGCCCAGGAAGACGCCGACGCCATCCAGGATCTGTTGCGCTACCCGGAAGACTCGGCGGGCGGCATCATGCGCAAGGAATTCGTCACCGCGCGCGAGGATATGACCGTCGGCCAGGCCATCGAGGCGGTGAAGTTCCGGCGCGAGGAGGAGAGCCGGAGTGTCTTCTACATCTACGTCACGGACGTCGAGGGAAAAATGAAGGGCATCCTCCGCATCCACGATCTCATCTTCCGCCCGCCGGAAACGCGGGTGGCCGACATCATGAATCCCGAGGTGCGGGTGGTTTCGGTTCACGCCGACCGGGAACAAATCGCCGCCCTCTTCCAAAAACACCACTACCTGGCGCTTCCGGTGGTGGACGATTTCGGACGCCTGCGCGGGATCGTCACCAGCGACGATGTGATCCAGGTGATGGAGCAGGAGGCGACCGAGGACATCCAGCACATGGGCGGCTTGTCCGGGGAGGAACGCATCGATACGCCGTGGCCGCAGGTCACCCGCAACCGCCTGATCTGGCTCTTCGTCAACCTGCTGACCGCGTTCTTTGCCGCCTGGATTGTCTCACTTTTCGCTGACACTATTTCGAAATACGCCGTGCTGGCCATCTTTCTGCCCATCGTCTCGGGGCAGGGCGGCAACGCCGGCACGCAGACCCTGACCATCGTCGTGCGCGCGCTGGCCCTGGGTCAGATCCGGATGGATGCCAAGTTCCGGGTGCTGGCCAAGGAGTTGTTCGTCAGCCTGCTGACGGGCGGGGCGACGGGGGTGGCCGTGGGATTGGTCTGTTGGTGGTGGCAGGGGAACCTGGCCCTCGGTGCGATCGTCTGCGCCTCGATGATGCTCAACATGCTGGCCGCAGCCGGTGCCGGGGTGGCCGTTCCCTTCCTCCTCCGGGCTTTGAAGATTGATCCCGCCCTGGCCTCGTCCATCCTGGTCACGACCGTCACCGATGTGGTCGGTTTTTTTGTTTTCCTCGCGATGGCCACGGCCGCCCTGGTCTACTACCCTGGGATCTTCCAGTAA
- a CDS encoding metallophosphoesterase family protein yields the protein MRIGILSDTHDHLPASVPGLFAGVDEIWHLGDVCDVRTIYALRELGCPVRVVRGNCDSCTDWPLTLDLERGGVRFHLVHIPPREAPAGCAGLLHGHTHVPRDESVRGVRWLNPGSAGKPNKGAPPSVAFLEVEEGTVRSWKVVRL from the coding sequence ATGCGCATCGGCATTCTTTCCGACACCCACGACCACCTCCCCGCATCGGTCCCGGGGTTGTTCGCTGGCGTGGATGAAATCTGGCATTTGGGGGATGTCTGCGACGTGCGGACGATCTACGCACTGCGTGAATTGGGGTGCCCGGTCCGGGTCGTGCGGGGCAACTGCGACAGTTGCACGGATTGGCCGCTGACCCTTGACCTGGAACGCGGCGGGGTCCGATTCCATCTGGTTCACATCCCGCCACGGGAAGCACCTGCGGGCTGCGCTGGCCTGCTGCACGGTCACACGCATGTTCCCAGGGACGAATCGGTTCGTGGGGTGCGGTGGCTGAACCCCGGCTCCGCGGGCAAGCCCAACAAGGGCGCCCCGCCTTCGGTCGCCTTCCTCGAGGTCGAAGAAGGAACCGTACGCAGTTGGAAAGTCGTGCGGCTTTGA
- a CDS encoding NYN domain-containing protein, translated as MTEQTRYLLVDGHSVIFQREDLRLLHARNTRKARQQLQDELARLHDTTPWRVTLVFDGRQGTTDPVEAGKMAVIYSKEGQTADSIIERLVASAPKPQQVHVVTADHAEALMVESSGAAVHSPLWLEDQFRQAGEDFDRTLEQVRKRAKW; from the coding sequence ATGACCGAGCAAACCCGTTACCTGTTGGTCGATGGCCACAGCGTCATCTTCCAGCGCGAGGACCTGAGGCTGCTGCATGCCCGGAATACGCGCAAGGCCCGGCAGCAGCTCCAGGATGAACTGGCCCGGTTGCACGACACCACCCCCTGGCGGGTCACCCTGGTCTTTGACGGTCGCCAGGGGACGACCGACCCGGTGGAGGCAGGCAAGATGGCCGTGATTTACAGCAAAGAGGGCCAGACGGCCGACAGCATCATCGAGCGCCTCGTCGCCTCCGCCCCCAAGCCCCAGCAGGTGCATGTCGTGACCGCCGACCATGCCGAGGCCCTGATGGTCGAGTCCAGCGGGGCAGCCGTCCATAGCCCCCTTTGGCTGGAAGACCAATTCCGGCAGGCCGGGGAGGACTTTGACCGGACCCTTGAGCAAGTCCGCAAACGCGCCAAATGGTAG
- the proB gene encoding glutamate 5-kinase — MKKRRPELWVVKLGSGLLTNSRGGTDQRQIAELCRQIHALRGRGIQVVLVSSGAISAGMSALGLDKRPKDRPTLQACASIGQPLLMRAYASALQKHGMVCAQILITSWDMDSRKVYQNAQNTLARLLALGHCLPIFNENDALSFEEIEMLNRFGDNDRLSGHVALLSGADRLVILSGIDGLNTKPDGSGQWVRRVHEIDDRIRGFAGSTSSERSVGGMISKLETARMMLQSGVPMWIADGRMKNILLDIAAGKPRGTCFKK; from the coding sequence ATGAAAAAGCGGCGGCCTGAATTGTGGGTGGTTAAACTGGGCAGCGGTTTGTTGACCAACAGTCGCGGTGGGACCGACCAGCGGCAGATCGCCGAACTCTGCCGCCAGATCCATGCCCTCCGTGGACGCGGAATCCAGGTGGTCCTCGTTTCTTCCGGGGCCATCAGCGCGGGCATGTCGGCCCTCGGTTTGGACAAACGCCCCAAGGACCGTCCGACCCTGCAGGCCTGTGCCAGCATCGGCCAGCCCCTCCTGATGCGGGCCTATGCTTCCGCGCTTCAGAAGCACGGCATGGTCTGCGCCCAGATCCTCATCACCTCCTGGGACATGGACAGCCGCAAAGTCTACCAGAACGCCCAGAACACCCTCGCCCGCCTCCTCGCCCTCGGTCACTGCCTGCCCATCTTCAACGAAAACGACGCCCTTTCCTTCGAGGAAATCGAGATGCTCAACCGCTTCGGCGACAACGACCGTTTGTCGGGCCACGTCGCTCTTTTGTCGGGCGCGGATCGCTTGGTGATCCTGAGCGGGATCGACGGACTCAACACCAAACCGGATGGCAGCGGCCAATGGGTGCGGCGGGTGCATGAAATCGACGACCGCATCCGCGGCTTTGCCGGAAGCACCTCCAGTGAGCGTTCGGTGGGCGGAATGATTTCCAAGCTGGAAACCGCCCGGATGATGCTCCAATCCGGGGTGCCGATGTGGATCGCCGACGGCCGGATGAAAAACATCCTGCTGGATATTGCCGCCGGCAAACCCCGCGGCACCTGCTTCAAGAAATAG
- a CDS encoding phage holin family protein, which yields MSESESRPAGLWASASRLVHTLLGVVEARVELFAVEWQEQKIRLVEILVLTSVAVFLGGLALVMLTITVLFACWSDPQTRLIAMIVMTALYAAVAGAAAWRLNQVLKNLSVPFSETLSQFKKDRSWLEN from the coding sequence ATGTCGGAATCTGAAAGCCGTCCGGCCGGGCTTTGGGCCTCGGCTTCCCGTTTGGTGCACACCCTCCTCGGCGTGGTCGAGGCCCGGGTGGAATTGTTCGCCGTCGAGTGGCAGGAACAGAAGATCCGTCTGGTCGAGATCCTGGTTCTGACCTCGGTGGCGGTTTTCCTCGGTGGTTTGGCGCTGGTCATGTTGACCATCACGGTGCTCTTTGCCTGCTGGTCGGATCCGCAGACGCGGTTGATCGCCATGATTGTCATGACGGCTCTTTACGCCGCCGTGGCCGGCGCGGCCGCCTGGCGCCTCAACCAAGTCCTCAAAAACCTGAGTGTGCCCTTTTCCGAAACCCTTTCCCAGTTCAAGAAGGACCGTTCGTGGCTGGAAAATTGA
- a CDS encoding DUF883 domain-containing protein produces MNEIATKDKLVSDVREVITDAERLLRETAHDLSGKAKEAHQKLSLQLDTAKERLKDWEGVVKEKAIEGAKETDRVIREHPYESIGVAFGVGILIGILLNRK; encoded by the coding sequence ATGAATGAAATCGCCACGAAGGACAAATTGGTCTCCGATGTCAGAGAGGTCATCACCGACGCCGAGCGCCTGCTCCGCGAAACCGCCCATGACCTGAGCGGCAAAGCCAAAGAAGCCCACCAAAAACTTTCCCTCCAGCTCGACACGGCCAAGGAACGCCTGAAGGACTGGGAGGGCGTGGTCAAAGAAAAAGCCATCGAGGGCGCCAAGGAAACCGACCGCGTGATCCGCGAGCATCCCTATGAGTCCATCGGCGTTGCCTTCGGCGTGGGCATCCTCATCGGCATCCTCCTCAACCGGAAATAA
- a CDS encoding AI-2E family transporter: MKNPVSGRTESGLEHPVVWVGVLAFTLATLYAAYVIWWISIPVVCSIVLYYLCVPFLDLMKRRGITNDQGLMVLLCGATVLALLGGLVFLPLAYVKIEQMRDQMPQYLGQFQDLMDRTLKQMETQFPWLAGANFAQEAAARIALLKTKLIEEHLSGVVVHLLTWIVSVLLIPYLTFFMLKDGGSFKRLVMRGVPNAFFEKILLLFERMDAQVKQYFRGLMAMTFLDTVTLGTGLWLLGLPHGMFPFGQAYMLGLVAAVFSWVPYVGSIVGCLLILGVALVFAPGNLALASGALLLFVFVRLLDDFIYTPMTIGRSLSVHPLVTVVVLFCGGMIGGIPGLLLAMPALGVAMVLGDIFGQVWFDPRLRARHTHARALRQTEARLGLGD, translated from the coding sequence GCGGCCGGACTGAGTCGGGTCTGGAGCACCCTGTGGTTTGGGTGGGGGTGCTGGCGTTCACCCTGGCGACATTGTACGCCGCCTACGTCATCTGGTGGATTTCCATCCCGGTGGTCTGCTCGATCGTCCTTTATTATCTTTGTGTGCCTTTCTTGGACCTCATGAAACGGCGGGGAATCACCAACGACCAGGGATTGATGGTGTTGCTTTGTGGGGCCACCGTGTTGGCCCTTTTGGGGGGACTGGTTTTCCTGCCCTTGGCCTATGTAAAAATCGAACAAATGCGCGACCAGATGCCCCAGTATCTGGGTCAGTTCCAGGACCTGATGGACCGCACGCTCAAGCAGATGGAAACGCAGTTCCCTTGGCTGGCCGGGGCGAACTTTGCCCAGGAGGCTGCGGCGCGGATCGCCCTGCTCAAGACCAAGTTGATCGAGGAGCATCTATCCGGGGTGGTGGTGCACCTCTTGACCTGGATTGTTTCGGTCCTCCTCATTCCCTATCTGACGTTCTTTATGCTCAAGGACGGGGGCTCGTTCAAGCGCCTGGTCATGCGCGGGGTCCCCAATGCCTTCTTTGAGAAGATCCTGCTGCTCTTCGAACGCATGGACGCCCAAGTGAAACAGTATTTCCGCGGGTTGATGGCCATGACTTTCCTCGACACCGTGACCTTGGGCACGGGCTTGTGGCTGTTGGGTTTGCCGCACGGCATGTTCCCGTTCGGCCAGGCCTATATGCTTGGTCTGGTGGCAGCGGTGTTTTCCTGGGTTCCCTACGTGGGGTCGATCGTGGGGTGTTTGCTGATTCTGGGCGTGGCCCTGGTCTTCGCCCCGGGCAACTTGGCCCTGGCCTCGGGAGCGCTCCTGCTCTTTGTTTTTGTCCGTCTCCTGGATGATTTCATTTACACCCCGATGACGATCGGGCGTTCGTTGAGCGTACACCCGCTGGTGACGGTGGTGGTTTTATTCTGCGGGGGAATGATCGGTGGGATTCCGGGATTGTTGTTGGCCATGCCCGCGCTCGGGGTGGCGATGGTGCTGGGTGATATTTTTGGACAAGTGTGGTTCGACCCCCGCCTGCGGGCCCGCCACACCCATGCCCGCGCCCTTCGCCAAACGGAAGCCCGCCTCGGCCTGGGCGACTGA